CAAAAGCTGCCTTGCCCAAAGCCCCGCCTTGACTCCGCGACCAATGGCATAGCGCAGCTTGGGACGTGGATTGTCCACGATCCAGGCGATCTTGTCAGCTACTTCTTGGGGATCAGGCGCTGAGGCCGAGACTTTATGCGAGTAGTCCAGCATCTTGCTTAGCCTTAGCCAGTAAGGGGACTCCTCTGTCGTGTGAATGGACTCGAACCCTTTTCGCCATATATCCGTGTTATAAGCTCCAGGTTCGACAAGCACGACCCGTACGCCAAAAGGCTTCATCTCCAAGCGAAGTGACTCACTAAAACCCTCGATTGCAAATTTCGATGTGCTGTATGGCGCATAGCCCGGAAAAGCGGACAGCCCGCTTACACTGCTCACATTAACGATGCATCCTGATTGCTGCTTGCGCATATGGGGAAGCACAGCCTGCGATGCGGCTATGCTGCCGAACACATTCGTCTCCAACTGCGCTCTCCAAGCATGCATCGGCACATCTTCCACATAACCGCCAACAGCAAAGCCTGCATTGTTAATAAGCACATCGATTCTTCCATACTTACTTATGATAGCAGAAACCGCTTGTTCAATCGAGTCGTGTTTCGTGACATCCAGCGCTACCACATCTAATTCACTTTGAACACCTGCCTGCTTGGCACGTTCAAGCAACTGATCTTTTTTGCCCAGATCACGCATAGAGGCGATTACCTGGAACCCTTTCTGCGCTAATGTGATGGCAGTAAGCAGCCCAAACCCACTTGAAGCTCCTGTCACCAAGGCAGTTGGTTTTGTATTTTTATGCATAATTGCCCCCTAGTTCCTCGCGCTTTCCTTCATAATCCCATATTCATTACAGAATGTCGATATAGAGAGAACGTTTAAATACAAAGAAAAGAAGCCCAAGAACGGGCTCCTCCTATTCACTGCTTATTTATTCACATTTGAATTGTAAAGATTCCCGCCGCCTGTTCGGGTATCATTCTGGGCTGTCGTACCTGTTGCTGCGCTTGTGGCATAAACAACGTACCCCGCGGAGTTATCCAAATTAACTGTATTATGATCAAAGGAGTTGTTTGTGCCCGTTACGTAATCCGTCCCGTGTGTCCTAACCTGAAACGCATCTACGACATTCGTATTTCCGTTGCGGTAGCCTTGATTATAACGAACTATCGTATTGACACCTTTTACATCAATGAAGCTGTCTGCGCTGTTCGCGCCACTGATGCCAGTACCGTTAAAAGTACAATACTCGATAATCGTACCACTTGCGCCTTCTTTGACATCAATATGCTCAGCTGTTATACCACCATTGAAATTCGTATGGCTAATCACATTGCCTGTGACGACATGTTCATAATTGGAGCTCGAATCCGACCCGACATAAGCGCCTTCGCCATAGCCTGCTTGATATTTTCCTGTGTCATAAATAAGGGAGTACTCCAACGTATTATAGGAGCTTCCATCACGGAAATGAACACCTTCGTCCCCCACATTGTGGACTTTTACATTATTCAGCAGATTCCTATTGCCATTATCGATAATAATCCCTTTTTGAGCTGTATTCACATCCATATCACGCAATTGCCAATAATCTCCCGTGAGATGAATGCCATAGGAACCATCGTTGACACCTGCCCCTTTGAGTACAGCAGGATTGGCAGCATCGCAGCTTTTCAGAATGATCGGACTGGCAGCAGTACCGTTTTTGTCGGAGAAAAACAGCCCCTGTCCACCTGGATCCCCACTTGTTGCGCGATCCCCATAATAAGTACCTGGAGCAATCGAAATGACCGTGCCGGCGGAAGCATTTTTCATTGCATTTTGAATAGCCGTAGTGGAATTCAGTGCATTCGTGCAGCCATTTGGCGTTGACCCTGCCAACGTCGTGGCTGTGATGGTGCTGCTTTGTGCGGAAGCATTGCCTGCGGCATCCTTCGCTTTGATATAGTAACTGTATGTGGTGGAAGATGATAACCCTGTATCCATGGCGGAAATGCCGGCAACACTTGTGATCAACGTGCCGTTCCGATACACCTCATACCCTGTCACAGCCACATTGTCCGTAGAAGCGTTCCAGTTGATATTAATTTGACTGCTCGATGCGGCTGTTCCCGTTACACCTGTCGGCGCAGTTGGTGACTGCGTATCTCCCGGACTTCCTCCTCCGCTGACAACAACCAATTGCGGTTTATTAACCGCATTCTCCTTGCTGTTTAGCGTCGTGTATTTCCCAACACTTTCCTGCAGGGCAAATGAAACCGTATGATCGCTTCCAGCTTCAGCGGCCACGTAAGAGGTCACATCAATTTCATTATACGTGTTGGTTGTATTGATCGAGACACTTCCTGCCGAGCTGCCAACTGCTGGTTTATTCGTCCAGATCAGTCCGGACTGCGTCCAGCTATCCGTCGTCTGATAGGCGGAAAGGACTGTCGTTGAGGAGGCACTTCCATACACGCGTAATTTTGCGCTTGTCACACCGCTTATGCCCGCCAGATCAAATTTGAGAAAAGCATATCGGCTGGCGGAGGCATCATTTTTCACAAAAAGCGATGTCGCTGTTCCAAAATTTGTTGATGGATTGCTCTGGTAGACGTAGGTATCGTCCGAAGGACTAAGCATCGAGGTCGCAGCAGCTCCTGCAAGAACCGGCAAAGTCGTCACCATTAACGTTGAAATCAACCCTATCGTCCACACTTTGCTGCTCAGACGCTTCAAAGGCTTAAACATAATTATCATCCTCTCGTCTTTTTTGATTGCGCTTACAATGATAAGTATAAGAGATCCATTCACTTCCATGTACCAGTCTATTGTTCAGAATTTGCATTGTGTTGCGGTCTTTCACACCTGAAGCCGATAGGCTATGGGAGTCATCCCGAGAATAGATTTAAAAACACGACAGAAATAAGAAGCATTCAGAAAACCAACCTCTTGTGCGATGAAGCCCGCTGTTTTGGTCGTAGTTTCGAGAAGCAAACAAGCTTCCTTAAGTCTCCGGGAAATAATAAATTCCGTAATCGTGCTTCCCGTGGATTCCCGAAATACATGTGACAAATAGAAGGTAGACAAGTGCAAATCCTCCGACATTTGAGTCAAATCAAACTTCTCCTTATAGTGAAGCTCAATCCAATCAATCATTTGCAAAGCCGTATGAGAATAACGCGGGCTAGGCTTGCTCAGCATCCTGTTGTACAGTTCGTTTTCGTAAGGCTCCAGCAGTTGCAGAATCGCTAACAAACACAAAATAAACGACTCCTGATGTCTCGATACAGGTAATTGGGTCAGCTTCTGATGCAATCGCTCCAGCGGTCCAACGATGCCGAGCATTTGCTGCACGACTTGGCTCCGCAAGGGCTGCTTCCATAAAATGTGCAGCCATTTGCGCATTCCGTTAAAAGGCGTCAGTCCAGCATCCAGCAAATAGGGATCAAACATTAGCACAGAACGGACGAAGGGTCCCTGTACGACAATACGATGCATCTGAAAGGGTTGAAATACAAGCAACGTGCCTGGCTGGATATCAAAGAGCTGCTTATTCACTTCCACCTGGCCACTCCCTTCATACACATAGAGGAACTCCATGCATGAATGAGCATGATGAATTTCCCATATTGGTTTCGGGCTTGCTTTATGATGGTTCAAGTGAAAGGGCTCTTTCCTGACATCTACGTTTGTGCTTAACTTCACTAGCTATCCCTCCAGACATGGAATTGTTTGGAAAACAATATCATAGGAAGGCAAGAAATAATTGTAGAAATCCAAGGATCATCTGTGTTTTTCCAATAATGTGGCATAACCCCTTCCCAACCCGCATATCTTCTATAGTTGCTTATTGCTGAAAGCGAGATGAAAGTTTTGCAGAAACATCCACATGACCACGTGAAGGGAAGCTGATTTCGTATTCTTACATTAGAAAAAATCCATTCAATTGAGGCACACTGCCTGAATCCGCAAGATGCTATTATTATTCGATTGCTTGTTGAAGGAATTGAAGCGCATGACATCGTTTATTTGAAAAAAAGCGCTTTGGATGCAGCTAAGCAGTTGTTGACCGTGACCGATTCTTTGGGGGCCAGAAAGCAAATACAGATATCAAAAAGATGTGTGGAATTGTTCCAGCTTGCCTTGGATCAAACCAAGTATATCGTGAACTATGACGAACATCCTGCCAAACATATGACGACCGATTTGCGTGAAAGCGATGATCTCATCAAGGTTGGCATCCGTGATTTCGTGGCTAACCGCAGTTTGATTACCGAAATGGATTCTGTTCGGTTGAGAACCATTTACATGCGGCTTCGCCGATTAGCCGTTGTCTTCTCCACACCCGAACTGACGTATTTAACGACTGTTAAATTGGAAGTCAAACATCTCGCTCTCGTATAGCGATTTATGGAGATAAAAAGGCTATCCCCGTCTTTCCTTGTGAAAGAAAGGGATAGCCTTCGTTGTGATCAGGCTGGGGATGGATATTCCCACACCTGCAGAGCAGCACCGATCATGCCGCTCCAATTGCCATGATAAGCCAGCTCCATGCGAACACCTTCGCGCATGGATGGCATTGTTCTGCGAATTGCCTCGCTTCGGACGCCATTCATTAGACGATCTCCTGCTTCCGCAACTCCGCCGCCGATCACAAT
Above is a genomic segment from Paenibacillus sp. HWE-109 containing:
- a CDS encoding SDR family oxidoreductase → MHKNTKPTALVTGASSGFGLLTAITLAQKGFQVIASMRDLGKKDQLLERAKQAGVQSELDVVALDVTKHDSIEQAVSAIISKYGRIDVLINNAGFAVGGYVEDVPMHAWRAQLETNVFGSIAASQAVLPHMRKQQSGCIVNVSSVSGLSAFPGYAPYSTSKFAIEGFSESLRLEMKPFGVRVVLVEPGAYNTDIWRKGFESIHTTEESPYWLRLSKMLDYSHKVSASAPDPQEVADKIAWIVDNPRPKLRYAIGRGVKAGLWARQLLPWKWYEGVLTRLLK
- a CDS encoding helix-turn-helix domain-containing protein; its protein translation is MKLSTNVDVRKEPFHLNHHKASPKPIWEIHHAHSCMEFLYVYEGSGQVEVNKQLFDIQPGTLLVFQPFQMHRIVVQGPFVRSVLMFDPYLLDAGLTPFNGMRKWLHILWKQPLRSQVVQQMLGIVGPLERLHQKLTQLPVSRHQESFILCLLAILQLLEPYENELYNRMLSKPSPRYSHTALQMIDWIELHYKEKFDLTQMSEDLHLSTFYLSHVFRESTGSTITEFIISRRLKEACLLLETTTKTAGFIAQEVGFLNASYFCRVFKSILGMTPIAYRLQV
- a CDS encoding CBM96 family carbohydrate-binding protein, whose amino-acid sequence is MFKPLKRLSSKVWTIGLISTLMVTTLPVLAGAAATSMLSPSDDTYVYQSNPSTNFGTATSLFVKNDASASRYAFLKFDLAGISGVTSAKLRVYGSASSTTVLSAYQTTDSWTQSGLIWTNKPAVGSSAGSVSINTTNTYNEIDVTSYVAAEAGSDHTVSFALQESVGKYTTLNSKENAVNKPQLVVVSGGGSPGDTQSPTAPTGVTGTAASSSQININWNASTDNVAVTGYEVYRNGTLITSVAGISAMDTGLSSSTTYSYYIKAKDAAGNASAQSSTITATTLAGSTPNGCTNALNSTTAIQNAMKNASAGTVISIAPGTYYGDRATSGDPGGQGLFFSDKNGTAASPIILKSCDAANPAVLKGAGVNDGSYGIHLTGDYWQLRDMDVNTAQKGIIIDNGNRNLLNNVKVHNVGDEGVHFRDGSSYNTLEYSLIYDTGKYQAGYGEGAYVGSDSSSNYEHVVTGNVISHTNFNGGITAEHIDVKEGASGTIIEYCTFNGTGISGANSADSFIDVKGVNTIVRYNQGYRNGNTNVVDAFQVRTHGTDYVTGTNNSFDHNTVNLDNSAGYVVYATSAATGTTAQNDTRTGGGNLYNSNVNK